ATGGCAGAGCCACGATTTTAATGGAGGGGAAAGGAGgaaggcaattttttttaattatacctGACTTTAATATTCAATTAATATTTCTTACTATCACAtacaaggaaaaattaaaaataacgagACATAATTATATTAATGTTTCAATTGCTTGTAAACCCCCCTTTGATCACATCCCAGCTCAATGGGCTTGATGACTTGGACACTATGTTAAGTGCTAGACTCAAAAGCTTGCACAGAAAGGGCCCGTGCTTTGGGCTGTAACGTGAGCCCGGTAGCAAAAGTCATCTGTTCTCGATGACGGTTCTCGCATCAATTGCCTCTTAAGGACCGTAATTGATCATCATGATCAAAGCGCCCATTGAATCTTGTGACCCGCTGATCGGAGCCGATCATGGAATCACAACTCCAGGGTATTCGCCGAGAGTCTCTGTCTTCGTATCATGCAAGCACTCTCCTCGCAATGTACATTTTCAGTGCCGCTCCTGTTTGATTCACACGATGACCGGACAGGAGTTGCGAAGGTCATCTTGCTGCTTGCTGGAGCTAAATTTTATCAGTTGGTAGCTAGTTGGAATACAATAGTAGTATAGtgtcaaccaaacaaaagaCCAAGACCGGATCTATGTCACTTAAAATAATTGTGATGATGTACCTCAACATCAAATtgataaagagagaaaaaaaaaaaaaacagagcaagcTGATTCCTTGAAATAGACATGGAGGTGCGCCTCCCTCTGAGCAATTGTCACTTTGATACGTGCCCGCCGAAGTACATTGCATGAACAAATCATCACATACGCGCACACATGAAGTCACCCGCACACCTCATGTCGTTCACAGCGAATCTAACGAAATTTCCATTTGGGCGAGCTGAATCAACATAAGCCGTGTCGGGGTAGGCGAAGTCGAAGTCATGCTTTTGCCCTGGGAAAGACGCAAGGACCGATACGGAAGTTGCCCCAGCATTGACAACAGGATAGCGATCTTATCGTTTCGTGGTGCCTAACTTTGACAATTTCAAAAGGGTCTTTTTCTTGAAAGTTCCTAGCGTGAAGTTTGTGTTCCGTATTCCTAAAATGATGACGCCTCTTACTTTGATCGTCAACTACGGTATTCCACGCAAAGCGTAGAGCGGTCAATGTGAACAAAGGAAGCAGAGGTTGAGAAGTGGTCCGCGTCGAAAAAGATGTGAACGCGAGAACGAATGCATGGCGTGAGTTGATTTTCAAGTCAAGACCCCAACTTCACGACAGACCAAACACAGTGCTGCTCTCGATGTCAACTTTCCTGACTTCTTAACCTCACCATTTTAAACCAAGTCTTCTTGAAGTACTTGCAGGGGTCGAAGGAAAAGAACGGGAGAAGACTTTCGCTCCGCTCGACTACTCACGACCCAAAATTTAGCTCATGGTCCATCTCCTTCCTCAGTTCTCCCTTTCCCTCTATACCCCTGGAGATTGACTGAACCATGATTGTGTTGTCCACTGCAGTTCTTGCCGGCCACATCGGAGCTTAGGTTTCCAGGAAATCCGCTGTCATCTTGGTCAACTTGGATTAGCTCACCCGGTCTCCGCGTATTTGCCACAGACCAATGAGGCCCCCGATGGACTTCAACATCGGAATCGAGGACATCGGAGCGGCTGTTCTGCAAGAACTATGGAACAGGGTGACTCTACAAGCCATAAAGCTCGCGGGCGAAACACGGGATGTGGTGCTTGCAAAGGACAGCTTTCAGGAGTTCTCGGGAAGCATATCGCAACTGATCAGCGTCCTCCAGACCGTGGATGCCGGGAAGGTTGAAGCCGAGCTCGGCTCAGAGTTCACAAAGACTACCCTGCAGAAATTGAATTCCCAGCTACATCTTGCGTGTGATGTCATCGAAGATTGTAGATCCGGCAGCCGCCTCCGCCTCATACTCCGTTTGAGCAGAGTCCTCGCTCAGATGCAGGGATTGGCCAAAGAGATTGCTGAAACCATCTCTTCATTGCAGTTGGTCAATCTCAGCATCAgcttgaatgtaaagacaatgATCGGCAACATCATCGACAAACTGGGGTCCATGGAGTTCCAGTCTTCAACTGCAATAGAGAGAATTTCTTCAGAGATAGAGAACTCGATAAAACAGGAAAGAAATAACCACAGGAGTGCCATGAAACTCTTGGAGAAAATTGCAGAAGCTGTTGGAGCTAGCGAGAATACATCCTTAGTGCAACAGGAGTTAACAATTTTGAAGcaagagaaggaagaaatggAGGCTCAAAAGAAACAGGCCGAGGCACTTCAGCTGTCACAGCTAATACAGCTTCTCTACAGCACAGAAATCGTGACAAGGCCTGTAGATGATAATTCCAACACACGTCGCCAGTATTACCCAATCGACTCATTTCTATGCCCACTCTCCCATGAACTTATGACAGAACCCGTTGCAATCTTATGTGGCCATAGCTTTGAGAAGAAGGCCATTCAAGAGCACTTTAAAAGAGGAGAACCAGTTTGCCCCACCTGCAAAGAGAAGCTTCCCTCTCCGGACATAACACCAAACCTCTCTCTTCGAGGATCCATCCAAGAATGGAGGCAAAGGGACATGGACTTAAAATTCCAAGCGGCAATACAGGGGATCAATTCCGATGAGGAGTCTACACAAAATGGTGCTTTAGAGGAGATGAAGTCTCTCCTGAGAACGCCTGTCTATGCTGCCAAATTTTCagaagaaaatcccattccaaGGTTGGTCGGCTTTCTGAAAAACAAAAGGTTACATACTGCGGCTACGCTTAAATGTCTCAGCTACCTAGCCAGACACTCAGAAGAATGCAAGGTGAGATCATTAAGCAATGATTATTTCATCTTTGTTGTTTTCTGAGTGTGTGAGAGATACCGTTGCCAAAAAGTTGCAGGAATCCATTGTTAAAGCGGGAGCAATTCATCTCGTTGTGAAACATCTCTATAAAGATGAAGCGGGACACGATGCTATTGCAGTCTTGTTGGAGCTGTCCTCGAGAGAGGCAATTGCAGAGGAAATTGGAAAAGCCAAAAACAGCATTCCCCTAATAGTTTCCATGCTTCACTACTCGGAAAGAGATGTGTCGGAGAAAGCTCACATAGTGCTGCAAAATCTGTCCTTTAACACCCACTTCATCGTCAAAATGGCAGAATGTGGATACTTCAAACCATTTGTTTGTCGCTTCAACGAAGGTACGTAAAACCAGCTAACAGaatcttttgttattttaagaACCATGTAGTTACTTTGTTGAACTCTTCATTCAGGATCACAGGAGACCAGAGCACTGATGGCTGCGGCTTTAGTACAGATGCAACTCAAGGAGACTAGCatcattgatttgaaaaatgattcATTTATACACAGTCTGGTCGAAATGCTCTCTTCAAGCTCCCCGGCATACAAATCAGCTTGTCTCCAGGCCATCAAAAAACTCATGGCACACACCGCTATTTCTAAGCAGCTCCTGGCAGACACCATGACTATTCCACTCTTGCTCGGCCTCATATCACACGTAATGTCTGATCCATACTCAAAGGAAGAAGCTGTAGAGGTTCTCGCGTTGCTTGTTGGGGCCACTGAGCCTTGTGACTTCCAGATATTTCAAGGCTTGAAGGAGCTCCAGTCTGAGCACAGCATCAATTTATTCTTACACCTCATATCTACTTCTGAGACTCAAGCTAGAATAAAGTTTTTACAGTTGCTGGTGGAGCTCAGCCATAAATCTGAGCAAGCTAGAGAACTAATCCGATTGGATGATGATGCAAATGCCCATCTCTACTCTTGCCTCGAAAACGCCCAGCCTGCAGTAAGAAGATGGGCAATGGAACTTGTATACAGTATCTCCAAAGGTCACCTTGGTGGAGTTCCACTTCCTCCAACACCCAGAAAAGAAGCTGTCATTCACAAAATAGCATTTATTCTTACGAATTCACAAGATCCGGAAGAAAGGTCTGTTGCTGCTGGAATCATCGGCCAACTCCCAAAAGATGATACCACTGTTGATGATCTATTACTTAAATCAGATGTGTTAAAAGCCATATATGAGATCATATGTGGGGTAGACATGGAAAGCAATCGAGCTCAAACTGTGCCAAATTTGGGTGAACTTCTGTTGGAGAATGCACTGGCAGCACTACTACACTACACAGAACCGTCCAAGATTTATCTACAGAAGCAAGTGGGAAAACTCGAACTGTATCCATCACTGATCCGTGCGCTGTCCAGTCGGAGCTCTTTAGCCAAGCAACGTGCGGCAATTGCACTAGCCCATTTATCCCAGTCTACCAGCTTGTCATTTTCTCGTGAAACAGTTATCCCTACAGCAGACAGAAAGGCAGCACCACTCAGCCGATTACTGAAGCTCTTCCCCAACTTTTCCTGGTGTTGTTCCCCCTCATCAGAAATTGAAAGCTTGTGTTCTGTTCATGGTATCGCTTGCTCGTCAAGGGACACTTTCTGCCTTGTCAAGACAGATGCAATGATGCCACTCATGAAATCATTGAAGGGGACAGATCCTGGCGTGCAAGAGGCTGCTTTGATGGCACTTGAAACATTGCTGACAGATGACAGAACACT
This Eucalyptus grandis isolate ANBG69807.140 chromosome 7, ASM1654582v1, whole genome shotgun sequence DNA region includes the following protein-coding sequences:
- the LOC104453572 gene encoding U-box domain-containing protein 44 isoform X1 codes for the protein MRPPMDFNIGIEDIGAAVLQELWNRVTLQAIKLAGETRDVVLAKDSFQEFSGSISQLISVLQTVDAGKVEAELGSEFTKTTLQKLNSQLHLACDVIEDCRSGSRLRLILRLSRVLAQMQGLAKEIAETISSLQLVNLSISLNVKTMIGNIIDKLGSMEFQSSTAIERISSEIENSIKQERNNHRSAMKLLEKIAEAVGASENTSLVQQELTILKQEKEEMEAQKKQAEALQLSQLIQLLYSTEIVTRPVDDNSNTRRQYYPIDSFLCPLSHELMTEPVAILCGHSFEKKAIQEHFKRGEPVCPTCKEKLPSPDITPNLSLRGSIQEWRQRDMDLKFQAAIQGINSDEESTQNGALEEMKSLLRTPVYAAKFSEENPIPRLVGFLKNKRLHTAATLKCLSYLARHSEECKLQESIVKAGAIHLVVKHLYKDEAGHDAIAVLLELSSREAIAEEIGKAKNSIPLIVSMLHYSERDVSEKAHIVLQNLSFNTHFIVKMAECGYFKPFVCRFNEGSQETRALMAAALVQMQLKETSIIDLKNDSFIHSLVEMLSSSSPAYKSACLQAIKKLMAHTAISKQLLADTMTIPLLLGLISHVMSDPYSKEEAVEVLALLVGATEPCDFQIFQGLKELQSEHSINLFLHLISTSETQARIKFLQLLVELSHKSEQARELIRLDDDANAHLYSCLENAQPAVRRWAMELVYSISKGHLGGVPLPPTPRKEAVIHKIAFILTNSQDPEERSVAAGIIGQLPKDDTTVDDLLLKSDVLKAIYEIICGVDMESNRAQTVPNLGELLLENALAALLHYTEPSKIYLQKQVGKLELYPSLIRALSSRSSLAKQRAAIALAHLSQSTSLSFSRETVIPTADRKAAPLSRLLKLFPNFSWCCSPSSEIESLCSVHGIACSSRDTFCLVKTDAMMPLMKSLKGTDPGVQEAALMALETLLTDDRTLSQATAAIVDNHGIDAILHVLEKGSHSVKPKALDLLEKILSHTSLTDPSFRRIEGVLIQLVHEDGHRKKAALVLRQMKLLPEQSSYF
- the LOC104453572 gene encoding U-box domain-containing protein 44 isoform X2; this encodes MRPPMDFNIGIEDIGAAVLQELWNRVTLQAIKLAGETRDVVLAKDSFQEFSGSISQLISVLQTVDAGKVEAELGSEFTKTTLQKLNSQLHLACDVIEDCRSGSRLRLILRLSRVLAQMQGLAKEIAETISSLQLVNLSISLNVKTMIGNIIDKLGSMEFQSSTAIERISSEIENSIKQERNNHRSAMKLLEKIAEAVGASENTSLVQQELTILKQEKEEMEAQKKQAEALQLSQLIQLLYSTEIVTRPVDDNSNTRRQYYPIDSFLCPLSHELMTEPVAILCGHSFEKKAIQEHFKRGEPVCPTCKEKLPSPDITPNLSLRGSIQEWRQRDMDLKFQAAIQGINSDEESTQNGALEEMKSLLRTPVYAAKFSEENPIPRLVGFLKNKRLHTAATLKCLSYLARHSEECKESIVKAGAIHLVVKHLYKDEAGHDAIAVLLELSSREAIAEEIGKAKNSIPLIVSMLHYSERDVSEKAHIVLQNLSFNTHFIVKMAECGYFKPFVCRFNEGSQETRALMAAALVQMQLKETSIIDLKNDSFIHSLVEMLSSSSPAYKSACLQAIKKLMAHTAISKQLLADTMTIPLLLGLISHVMSDPYSKEEAVEVLALLVGATEPCDFQIFQGLKELQSEHSINLFLHLISTSETQARIKFLQLLVELSHKSEQARELIRLDDDANAHLYSCLENAQPAVRRWAMELVYSISKGHLGGVPLPPTPRKEAVIHKIAFILTNSQDPEERSVAAGIIGQLPKDDTTVDDLLLKSDVLKAIYEIICGVDMESNRAQTVPNLGELLLENALAALLHYTEPSKIYLQKQVGKLELYPSLIRALSSRSSLAKQRAAIALAHLSQSTSLSFSRETVIPTADRKAAPLSRLLKLFPNFSWCCSPSSEIESLCSVHGIACSSRDTFCLVKTDAMMPLMKSLKGTDPGVQEAALMALETLLTDDRTLSQATAAIVDNHGIDAILHVLEKGSHSVKPKALDLLEKILSHTSLTDPSFRRIEGVLIQLVHEDGHRKKAALVLRQMKLLPEQSSYF